One Opitutus sp. ER46 genomic region harbors:
- a CDS encoding homocysteine S-methyltransferase family protein → MTLLHDIIRTRRLVCDGAMGTQLMLAGLEQGACGEAWNLTHPDRVLAIQRRYVEAGADCIITNTFGASRIGLAKYGLEKDLAAINRAGARLAREAFGGKPGFVLGDIGPLGVLLEPYGDLSLVDASAALLEQAKELVAAGVDAVIIETQTALEELGLAIDAAKQAGAACIIGSVAFDRAPDGKSFRTMMGVSPEQAVEVIVAHGAHIVALNCGAGMDMPAAAEVAALFRQHCALPIMVQPNAGQPVLEQGRLVYRQLPADMAKAVPAALAAGAAIVGSCCGSTPDHTRAIRAAVDAHAAAR, encoded by the coding sequence ATGACTCTCCTGCACGACATCATCCGCACCCGCCGGCTCGTTTGTGACGGCGCGATGGGAACCCAACTCATGCTCGCCGGCCTGGAGCAGGGCGCCTGCGGTGAGGCCTGGAATCTCACCCATCCGGACCGCGTCCTCGCCATCCAGCGGCGCTACGTCGAGGCGGGCGCGGACTGCATCATCACGAATACCTTTGGCGCCAGCCGCATCGGCCTCGCCAAGTACGGGCTCGAAAAGGATCTCGCCGCCATCAACCGCGCCGGGGCGCGGCTCGCGCGTGAGGCTTTCGGCGGCAAGCCGGGCTTCGTCCTTGGCGACATCGGCCCGCTCGGCGTGCTCCTGGAACCCTACGGCGACCTCTCGCTCGTCGACGCTTCCGCCGCGCTGCTCGAACAGGCGAAGGAACTCGTGGCTGCCGGCGTCGACGCCGTCATCATCGAGACCCAGACCGCACTCGAGGAACTCGGGCTCGCCATCGACGCCGCGAAACAGGCCGGGGCCGCGTGCATCATCGGCTCGGTCGCCTTCGACCGCGCGCCGGATGGCAAATCCTTCCGCACGATGATGGGCGTGTCGCCCGAACAGGCCGTCGAGGTGATCGTTGCCCACGGCGCGCACATCGTGGCGCTGAACTGCGGCGCGGGGATGGACATGCCGGCGGCCGCCGAGGTCGCCGCCCTTTTCCGTCAGCATTGCGCGCTGCCGATCATGGTGCAGCCCAACGCCGGGCAGCCCGTCCTCGAGCAGGGACGCCTGGTCTATCGTCAGTTGCCCGCCGACATGGCCAAGGCCGTGCCCGCCGCGCTCGCCGCCGGCGCCGCCATCGTCGGCTCCTGCTGCGGCAGCACGCCCGACCACACGCGCGCCATCCGCGCCGCCGTCGACGCCCACGCCGCCGCGCGCTAG
- a CDS encoding immunoglobulin domain-containing protein → MHLRRFVVVFVLFWSALSALGLDSSGASTGPLARPSLDPSVQPPILVSIAGGGTVETGERVTMTVTYWGSQEGVTYQWQKDGALIAGATNAFLIIGAATAADAGTYEATVTNAGGSNPASTTLVVKPLAPPAFTAQPESRTVHVNQTAVFTFSASGSYPRTFQWLRNGAPISSATDASLTIEAATLADAAGYSVVVTNSQGAATSGVATLTVNAAVVPVCTSTEPSDVTVTAGGEATFRLGLTAGTPPYTYQWLKNGAAIAGATRDELRFASVTLGDAGKYSIQVVNIAGTATSREAVLTVNPATPVTFQMQPVGATVVEGQSFELVVGAIGSPPITYQWEKDGVPIPDANKRTYRVLTATPAHAGVYRVAVTNPAGTVYSKTATVVVDPAVPPTITTPPASVSIGYFGDIFLTVAVAGTGPFTYQWSKDGVALAEGSSSNYQRTHAQPSDTGSYTVTVANKAGSVTSSPAVVTVAAPRAPTIALQPVSARVPLGQGVSFRATYVEDGTGPLTAQWRKNGSPLPGATTDTYSIQAVKGADAGRYSLQVTGLGGTVTSDDAILTVVVPQPPALLAWSTGIAVTLGKPFEIDTGFMSGTGPFDYQWYLNGTAIVGATGSSYSVSAAKAADLGSYTVRIIGPGGVTFSSEAVTRLEASNTAPWVSTVQLGDIVYFLATQPGRIERYDMATEKWLPTVLLSATQVPTAFLPMTEGVYVAYGRALVRRSPSLAEETAVLNATAQITELCAYDAWLYYFCQDAPNAPRSLNKVRRSDFAAPATVTPYTQITFSAGSRRGYGILDVRSMPTPFTIDANGAFTPVATPDYPYAFPRGSRSYLLAGEAEVATTGGAVFRTSDMSYVASLGQPFLDLVSRSDGATVVFRNNAAHLLRAGDYVETARATVPFVPMRAFGRGTDVFAFGAGAGSTPIAVAKLAPTAFVTPALNPVTTGQGERMSFDGVFFANGIVHLVSRSKQAVVRWSTLTRSYLTAVPLRGTPRRAAHTPGSGRALLYYGDGVITSLPLTVSAPAESTVAVVGNRVGALTDMDGLLLIDALASDIDRYLRVVVGADGQLIYVGHWHNLGTALAWNSSRRRLYAADGASGVAYETVPTTGVFGGMLERRAVGVPPLRLNADGSLIAMADGRVTDAGLDRVGTLANSVLDAAWLSNRLYTLRADDEGEAEVQRWLERTYLQDGSVAVPGLPVAMFAISDKQLVVVTSAQGYLVFTVLNADLTVSTTGGGMEAFAGVYLAKLGTDGAGGDLALLVRANGSAVLVGNVLGTNGGGLLCENVTLGRDGTFVANALDPRTNAARTVSGVINGDGTLSGSVYPLELTFTGSRATGSGGLAGYYVVPPLNGALGGSYGIVAPDGRAVFFAYSGNTSAGGLGTFANGQMTLTPASGAQLTVTIDGGGSVRVIADKTGFAGQKFGGLRDGVRQAMRLFNISSRGRTGDGLNTLVAGFVISGSANRNVLIRAVGPTLSKLSVKEPIADPKLSLYQGSTLLKEVDNWSSEANAADIAAAAKRTQAFELPNPSKDAALYVNLPPAIYTVMVTPAAGSHGVALVEVYDGDDLTGTDQPHLANISTRGWVGTGEDVLVAGVVVSGNTPKRVLIRGIGPRLTDLGVSQGALADPILTLRDSEKVIATNDNWGTQTSGLSADEIIVRSAPTGAFGLLPGSKDAVLLLTLEPGLYTAILSGKGDTTGTGMIEVYEVN, encoded by the coding sequence ATGCATCTCCGGCGATTCGTCGTGGTGTTCGTGCTGTTCTGGAGCGCGTTGAGCGCACTGGGTCTCGACTCCTCGGGCGCGTCAACCGGGCCGCTCGCGCGGCCGAGTCTCGATCCCAGCGTGCAGCCGCCGATCCTGGTTTCGATCGCGGGCGGAGGGACCGTTGAAACGGGTGAGCGAGTGACGATGACCGTGACCTATTGGGGGTCCCAGGAAGGGGTCACCTATCAGTGGCAGAAGGATGGCGCGCTGATTGCGGGTGCGACCAACGCCTTCCTGATCATTGGCGCGGCAACTGCAGCCGACGCGGGCACCTATGAGGCGACGGTGACGAATGCGGGCGGGTCGAATCCCGCAAGCACGACCCTCGTGGTGAAGCCGCTGGCGCCGCCGGCGTTCACCGCCCAGCCCGAGTCTCGCACCGTCCACGTGAATCAGACGGCGGTCTTCACCTTCAGTGCCTCGGGCAGCTACCCGCGGACGTTCCAGTGGCTGCGCAATGGGGCGCCGATTTCCAGCGCCACGGACGCAAGCCTCACGATCGAGGCGGCGACGCTCGCCGATGCGGCCGGCTACTCGGTGGTGGTAACCAACAGCCAGGGGGCGGCGACCAGCGGCGTTGCGACCCTGACCGTGAACGCGGCCGTCGTGCCGGTTTGCACCAGCACCGAGCCGTCTGATGTGACCGTGACGGCCGGCGGGGAGGCCACGTTTCGGCTGGGCCTGACGGCGGGGACGCCGCCGTACACGTACCAATGGCTTAAGAACGGCGCGGCGATCGCGGGCGCGACGCGGGACGAATTGCGCTTCGCGAGCGTGACGCTGGGGGATGCCGGCAAATACTCGATCCAGGTGGTCAATATTGCCGGTACGGCGACCAGCCGGGAAGCGGTCCTGACGGTGAATCCGGCGACGCCTGTAACTTTCCAGATGCAGCCGGTGGGGGCCACGGTCGTCGAGGGCCAGAGCTTTGAGCTTGTCGTTGGCGCGATCGGTTCGCCGCCGATCACCTACCAGTGGGAGAAGGACGGCGTCCCGATCCCTGATGCGAACAAGCGGACTTATCGGGTGTTAACGGCGACGCCGGCGCATGCGGGCGTGTACCGCGTGGCGGTGACGAACCCGGCGGGTACGGTGTACAGCAAAACGGCCACCGTGGTCGTCGATCCTGCGGTCCCGCCGACGATCACGACTCCGCCTGCGAGCGTGTCGATTGGGTACTTCGGGGACATTTTCCTCACCGTTGCGGTCGCGGGTACCGGTCCATTCACCTACCAGTGGTCGAAGGATGGCGTCGCGCTCGCGGAAGGCTCGTCCAGCAACTACCAGAGGACGCATGCGCAGCCGTCCGATACCGGCAGCTATACTGTCACGGTCGCCAACAAGGCTGGCTCGGTGACCAGCAGTCCCGCGGTAGTGACCGTCGCGGCCCCCCGGGCGCCCACGATCGCGCTTCAGCCGGTGTCAGCGCGGGTGCCTTTGGGGCAGGGAGTGAGTTTCCGGGCAACGTACGTCGAGGACGGTACCGGCCCGCTCACGGCGCAGTGGCGGAAGAATGGCAGCCCCTTGCCTGGCGCGACGACCGACACGTACAGCATCCAGGCCGTGAAGGGAGCCGACGCCGGGCGCTATTCGCTCCAAGTCACAGGCCTGGGCGGCACCGTGACGAGCGATGATGCCATCCTCACGGTGGTGGTGCCGCAGCCTCCCGCCCTCTTGGCGTGGTCTACAGGGATCGCCGTCACCTTGGGGAAGCCGTTCGAAATTGATACAGGCTTCATGTCCGGCACCGGGCCGTTTGACTACCAGTGGTACTTGAATGGAACGGCGATCGTGGGCGCGACGGGCAGCAGCTACTCCGTCAGTGCGGCCAAGGCGGCGGACTTGGGCAGTTACACCGTCAGGATCATCGGGCCGGGCGGGGTCACGTTCTCCTCGGAAGCTGTTACCCGGCTGGAGGCCAGCAACACGGCGCCTTGGGTGAGCACCGTTCAACTCGGCGACATCGTGTACTTCCTCGCGACGCAGCCTGGGCGCATTGAACGGTACGACATGGCAACGGAGAAGTGGCTGCCGACCGTGCTGCTGAGCGCCACGCAGGTGCCGACTGCGTTCCTGCCCATGACGGAAGGCGTATACGTGGCCTACGGGCGGGCGCTCGTCCGACGTTCGCCTAGCCTCGCGGAGGAAACGGCCGTGCTGAACGCGACCGCCCAAATTACGGAGCTCTGTGCGTACGATGCCTGGCTCTACTATTTCTGTCAGGACGCGCCCAACGCGCCGCGCTCGCTCAACAAGGTCCGTCGGAGCGACTTTGCGGCGCCCGCGACGGTGACGCCGTACACGCAAATCACGTTTTCAGCCGGCAGTCGTCGCGGATATGGCATCCTCGACGTGCGATCGATGCCCACTCCGTTCACCATCGATGCCAATGGCGCATTTACGCCCGTGGCGACGCCCGACTACCCGTATGCTTTCCCTCGCGGCTCGCGATCCTACCTGCTTGCCGGCGAGGCGGAGGTGGCGACCACCGGCGGCGCGGTATTCCGCACCAGCGACATGAGCTACGTGGCGTCTCTCGGCCAACCTTTCCTGGACTTGGTGAGCCGCTCGGATGGCGCGACTGTGGTGTTTCGGAACAATGCCGCGCACCTGCTGCGGGCGGGCGACTACGTCGAGACGGCACGCGCCACGGTGCCCTTTGTTCCCATGCGGGCGTTTGGGCGAGGAACGGACGTATTCGCGTTCGGGGCCGGCGCGGGCAGCACACCCATTGCCGTCGCGAAGCTCGCCCCGACGGCGTTTGTGACGCCGGCCCTCAATCCGGTCACGACGGGGCAGGGGGAACGGATGTCCTTCGATGGGGTGTTCTTCGCCAACGGCATCGTGCATCTCGTCAGCCGCAGCAAGCAGGCCGTGGTGCGCTGGTCGACCCTGACCCGCAGCTACCTGACTGCGGTGCCCCTGCGTGGTACGCCACGGCGTGCGGCGCACACGCCGGGCTCCGGGCGGGCTTTGCTGTACTACGGCGACGGGGTGATCACGAGCCTTCCCCTGACTGTGTCCGCTCCCGCTGAGTCGACCGTCGCGGTGGTAGGCAACCGGGTGGGGGCGCTTACGGATATGGACGGCTTGCTGCTGATCGACGCCCTCGCCAGCGACATCGACCGATATCTTCGCGTGGTAGTTGGTGCCGACGGCCAACTGATTTACGTGGGCCACTGGCACAATCTTGGCACCGCCCTCGCCTGGAATTCATCGCGGCGGCGGCTGTACGCCGCCGATGGTGCCAGCGGCGTTGCCTATGAGACGGTGCCGACGACCGGAGTTTTTGGGGGAATGCTCGAGAGGCGTGCTGTCGGCGTGCCGCCGCTCCGGCTCAATGCTGACGGCTCGCTGATCGCGATGGCCGATGGGCGAGTAACGGACGCCGGTCTGGACCGTGTGGGGACGCTGGCCAACAGCGTTCTGGATGCGGCTTGGTTGTCCAATCGACTCTACACGCTACGGGCTGATGACGAGGGCGAAGCGGAAGTGCAGCGCTGGTTGGAACGGACCTACCTTCAGGACGGCTCGGTCGCCGTGCCCGGTTTGCCGGTGGCGATGTTTGCCATCTCGGACAAACAACTCGTCGTGGTGACGTCAGCGCAGGGTTACCTAGTGTTTACCGTGCTGAACGCGGACCTGACGGTCTCGACGACAGGTGGCGGGATGGAGGCGTTTGCCGGCGTGTACCTGGCGAAGCTTGGGACGGACGGCGCGGGTGGCGATCTGGCGCTGCTGGTGCGGGCGAACGGGTCGGCGGTGCTGGTGGGCAATGTCCTCGGCACAAACGGCGGCGGGCTGCTCTGCGAAAACGTCACCCTCGGGCGCGACGGCACGTTTGTCGCCAACGCCCTCGATCCGCGGACGAACGCGGCGCGGACGGTCTCCGGGGTGATCAATGGCGACGGCACATTGAGCGGCTCGGTGTATCCGCTGGAGCTGACGTTCACGGGCAGCCGGGCGACCGGCAGCGGCGGGCTGGCGGGCTACTACGTGGTGCCGCCGCTCAACGGCGCGCTCGGCGGTTCGTACGGGATCGTGGCGCCGGACGGTCGCGCGGTCTTCTTCGCCTACTCGGGCAACACGTCCGCCGGCGGCCTGGGCACGTTCGCCAATGGTCAGATGACGCTCACGCCGGCGAGCGGGGCGCAACTCACCGTCACGATCGATGGCGGCGGTTCGGTGCGCGTGATCGCGGACAAGACCGGGTTCGCCGGACAGAAGTTCGGCGGACTGCGCGACGGCGTGCGGCAGGCGATGCGGCTGTTCAACATCTCGAGCCGCGGGCGCACGGGCGACGGACTCAATACATTGGTGGCCGGCTTCGTGATCTCCGGCTCGGCGAATCGCAACGTGCTGATCCGGGCGGTCGGTCCGACGCTCTCGAAGCTGAGCGTGAAGGAGCCGATCGCGGATCCGAAGCTGAGCCTGTACCAGGGATCGACGCTGCTGAAGGAGGTCGACAACTGGAGCAGCGAGGCGAATGCCGCGGACATCGCGGCGGCGGCGAAGCGGACGCAGGCCTTTGAGCTGCCGAACCCGAGCAAGGACGCGGCGCTGTACGTGAACCTCCCGCCCGCAATCTACACGGTGATGGTGACGCCCGCGGCGGGCAGCCATGGCGTGGCGCTGGTGGAGGTGTACGACGGCGACGACCTGACGGGCACCGACCAGCCGCACCTGGCAAACATCTCCACCCGCGGTTGGGTGGGAACCGGTGAGGACGTGTTGGTGGCTGGCGTGGTCGTTTCGGGCAACACGCCGAAGCGGGTCCTGATCCGCGGCATCGGCCCGCGCCTGACGGACCTCGGCGTGAGCCAGGGCGCGCTGGCCGACCCGATCCTGACGTTGCGCGACTCCGAAAAAGTAATCGCCACGAACGACAACTGGGGCACGCAGACCTCGGGCCTTTCCGCCGATGAAATCATCGTGCGCTCCGCGCCGACCGGGGCCTTCGGCCTGCTGCCCGGCAGCAAGGATGCCGTGCTCCTGCTCACGCTCGAACCCGGCCTCTACACCGCGATCCTCAGCGGCAAGGGCGACACCACCGGCACCGGCATGATCGAGGTGTACGAAGTGAACTAA
- a CDS encoding immunoglobulin domain-containing protein → MYARRFLLLAAFLFGSALYGQYAIDPTVIPSDNGTGPAATAPSLQGISGGGTVENGQLVNLTVLFYGDGAGQTYQWKKNGVELAGATAVSYRIEAAVAADAGTYGVTVTNSAGASVATTSLVVRALAAPTISSQPYSNSVYVGQNASFYITANGSYPRTYQWRRDGTAIAGATTSVLSLTAVTLADAAGYSVVVSNSQGSATSQTATLTVNAAVAPVLYPSYPNDQTVMVGNSVSFGYSLNAGSSPFAIQWYKNGTAIPGATTTPLLINNIALADAGNYSVKVSNAAGSATSREAVLTVNPATPVTIYTQPEGVTVAEGQSFQLSAYASGSSPLTYQWEKDGTPIKDAKYSYYSVSAAAFADAGAYRVAVTNPAGTVYSSAATVTVNAAQAPTITRQPASVTVPYAGTLDLSVGVAGTPPLTIQWSKDGVVIPNAVDANYHLYEAKPTHSGSYTVVVKNRVGSITSNAAVVKVSEPVAPTITEQPKPARVALGQNASFSAYWSSTGAGPVKVQWRKNGVPLAGATYSSYSISAVKESDAGVYSLQATGPGGTATSNDASLTVLPPEPPKVSYWPSDTSVSLGNSLYLGGMSVYGSPPFTYQWYRNGVALAGATSAYYRVDNVTAADLGTYVVRVTGPGGILISREIRVALNESNTTPWVSVAQLGEVVYFLATEPSRIERYDLAAEKWLPSVVLSATQVPTAFLPTTEGVYVAYGRTLARRSPSLVDETPVLNAGADITQLYAHGDFLYYLSGAPNYSPTLQSVRRSNLQPGPTVAAMHKVVFSQLTNRGYGLTSNEASRPAAFTISSDGSFTDVTTASYDAYDSYSIKRLHLVAGGSELVTTNGSRFATPSLAYTGSLGLPFLDLVSRSDGATVVLRAGMAHLLRAGDYAETARAPLSFAATRAFGRGTDVFVFGANAGTLPFAVAKLAPAAFVAPIPRPVTTGQGERMSLDGVAFGDGVVQIVSRTKQAVVRWSTSTRSYLSAVPLRGSPRLVTSNPKGTRTLLQYEDGTLTAVPLTLSTPTETAVAVHPYSFGSVMDIERLLVCSTGYNRMGFDANGQFVFSTSYESSGLGLYWNAALRRLYSVSRYSSGFQYEATTAEGIPGYAVAGSTDATMPLCPNAEGTLMATGNGRVLSADLKPLGALANNILDGAWLGNRLYSLRVGTAGTAQVQRWSEVTYLLDGTVDLPGTPLRVFAISDKQLVVVTSVQGFPSFTVLNADLTVSNLGAGAEAFAGVYLAKLGTGGAGGDLALLVRANGSAVLVGNVLGTNEGGLLCENVTLGRDGTFIANALDPRTSAGRLVSGVINVDGTLSGSVYPLELTFTGSRPTGSGGLAGYYVVPPLNGALGGSYGIVAPDGRAVFFAYSGNTSAGGLGTFANGQMTLTPASGAQLTVTIDGGGSVRVIADKTGFSGQKFGGLRDGVRQAMRLFNISSRGRTGDGLNTLVAGFVISGSANRNVLIRAVGPTLSKLSVKEPIADPKLSLYQGSTLLKEVDNWSSEANAADIAAAAKRTQAFELPNPSKDAALYVNLPPAIYTVMVTPAAGSHGVALVEVYDGDDLTGTDQPHLANISTRGWVGTGEDVLVAGVVVSGNTPKRVLIRGIGPRLTDLGVNQGALADPILTLRDSEKVIATNDNWGTQTSGLSADEITVRSMPTGAFGLLPGSKDAVLLLTLEPGLYTAILSGKGDTTGTGMIEVYEVN, encoded by the coding sequence ATGTACGCACGTCGTTTCCTGCTACTGGCGGCATTCCTGTTTGGCAGCGCTCTATATGGGCAGTACGCCATCGATCCGACGGTGATTCCGTCGGACAACGGCACTGGTCCCGCCGCCACCGCTCCGTCGCTGCAGGGAATTTCCGGCGGCGGCACGGTCGAGAATGGTCAGCTCGTAAATCTGACGGTCCTGTTCTATGGCGACGGGGCGGGTCAGACGTATCAGTGGAAGAAGAACGGAGTAGAGCTGGCGGGTGCGACCGCGGTGTCCTACCGCATCGAGGCCGCGGTCGCGGCGGATGCCGGCACGTATGGCGTGACCGTGACGAACAGCGCCGGCGCCAGCGTGGCCACCACCAGTCTGGTGGTGAGGGCGCTCGCGGCCCCGACGATCTCTTCGCAGCCCTATTCCAATTCCGTTTACGTGGGGCAGAACGCTTCATTCTACATCACCGCCAACGGCAGTTACCCGCGGACGTATCAGTGGCGCCGTGACGGAACGGCCATCGCGGGCGCGACGACCTCGGTGCTTTCCTTGACGGCAGTTACACTCGCCGATGCCGCCGGATATTCGGTCGTGGTCTCCAACAGCCAAGGCTCTGCCACCAGCCAGACCGCCACGCTGACGGTCAATGCGGCGGTGGCTCCGGTCCTGTATCCCAGCTATCCTAACGACCAGACGGTGATGGTGGGAAACTCCGTTTCGTTCGGCTATAGCCTGAACGCCGGGTCTTCGCCATTTGCCATACAGTGGTACAAGAACGGCACGGCGATCCCCGGCGCGACCACCACCCCGTTGCTCATAAACAACATCGCCCTGGCTGATGCCGGCAATTACTCGGTCAAGGTGAGCAATGCCGCCGGCTCCGCCACCAGCCGCGAGGCGGTCCTCACCGTCAACCCCGCGACGCCAGTCACGATTTACACACAGCCGGAGGGGGTCACCGTGGCCGAGGGACAATCCTTTCAGCTCAGCGCTTACGCGTCCGGCAGTTCGCCGTTGACGTACCAGTGGGAGAAGGACGGTACTCCGATCAAGGACGCGAAGTACTCCTATTACTCCGTGAGTGCCGCGGCGTTCGCGGACGCGGGTGCTTACCGCGTGGCGGTGACTAATCCGGCGGGTACGGTTTACAGCAGCGCCGCCACGGTCACGGTCAATGCGGCCCAGGCTCCCACCATCACGCGTCAGCCTGCGAGTGTGACGGTGCCGTATGCCGGTACGCTGGACTTGTCGGTGGGCGTTGCCGGCACCCCGCCACTTACCATCCAGTGGTCGAAAGACGGGGTGGTTATCCCCAACGCCGTCGATGCGAACTACCATCTCTATGAGGCAAAGCCGACGCACAGCGGCAGCTATACGGTCGTTGTAAAGAACCGGGTGGGGAGCATTACCAGCAACGCGGCGGTGGTGAAGGTATCGGAACCGGTGGCGCCGACCATCACCGAACAACCCAAGCCGGCCCGTGTGGCCTTGGGCCAGAACGCCAGCTTTTCCGCATACTGGTCGTCGACCGGGGCTGGGCCGGTGAAGGTCCAGTGGCGTAAAAACGGCGTTCCTTTGGCCGGGGCAACGTACAGCAGTTACTCCATCTCGGCGGTGAAGGAGTCTGACGCCGGTGTCTATTCGCTGCAGGCCACCGGCCCGGGCGGAACCGCGACCAGCAACGACGCCAGCCTGACCGTATTGCCGCCCGAACCGCCGAAGGTTTCGTACTGGCCCAGTGACACGAGTGTCTCGTTGGGGAACTCGCTGTACCTCGGCGGCATGAGCGTCTACGGCTCTCCGCCCTTTACGTATCAGTGGTATCGAAACGGCGTGGCCCTTGCGGGAGCGACCTCGGCCTACTATCGGGTCGACAACGTGACTGCCGCCGACCTTGGCACCTACGTGGTCAGGGTCACGGGCCCCGGCGGCATCCTGATCTCGCGCGAAATCCGGGTTGCGTTGAACGAGAGTAACACGACGCCATGGGTGAGCGTCGCCCAACTCGGCGAGGTCGTGTACTTCCTCGCGACCGAGCCCAGCCGAATCGAGCGTTACGATCTCGCTGCCGAAAAGTGGCTGCCGAGCGTGGTCCTAAGCGCCACACAGGTGCCCACGGCGTTCCTGCCCACCACGGAGGGGGTGTACGTTGCGTACGGTCGGACATTGGCCCGGCGTTCACCTAGCCTGGTGGATGAGACTCCGGTTTTGAATGCCGGCGCCGACATTACGCAGCTCTATGCCCACGGGGACTTTCTCTATTACCTGAGCGGCGCTCCGAATTACTCGCCGACGCTGCAGTCCGTGCGGCGGAGCAACCTACAGCCGGGACCCACGGTGGCGGCCATGCACAAGGTCGTGTTCTCCCAGTTGACCAACCGTGGGTACGGCCTGACCTCTAATGAGGCGAGCCGGCCGGCCGCCTTCACCATCTCCTCCGATGGGTCATTCACCGATGTCACGACCGCGTCGTACGACGCCTACGACTCCTATAGTATTAAGCGGCTTCATCTCGTCGCGGGAGGGTCTGAGTTGGTCACCACCAATGGGTCGCGGTTCGCGACCCCTTCCTTGGCGTACACCGGCTCCCTCGGCTTGCCGTTCCTGGATCTCGTATCGCGGAGCGACGGCGCGACCGTCGTGCTTCGAGCGGGAATGGCCCACCTGCTCCGCGCGGGTGATTACGCGGAGACCGCACGAGCGCCCCTGTCCTTCGCCGCAACCCGCGCCTTTGGCCGCGGCACCGATGTATTCGTTTTCGGCGCGAATGCGGGCACATTGCCGTTTGCTGTGGCCAAACTGGCTCCGGCGGCGTTCGTCGCTCCCATCCCGCGCCCCGTCACGACCGGGCAGGGGGAACGGATGTCGCTGGACGGAGTGGCGTTCGGCGATGGCGTTGTGCAGATCGTCAGCCGCACCAAGCAGGCCGTGGTGCGCTGGTCCACGTCCACGCGCAGCTACCTTAGCGCTGTGCCGCTGCGCGGGAGTCCGCGTCTGGTTACGTCCAATCCCAAGGGGACGCGCACGCTCCTGCAGTACGAAGACGGCACCCTTACCGCGGTGCCGCTGACTTTAAGCACGCCTACGGAGACGGCCGTGGCTGTCCACCCCTACTCCTTCGGGAGCGTAATGGATATTGAACGTCTCCTGGTTTGCTCGACGGGGTATAACCGGATGGGGTTCGACGCGAATGGGCAGTTCGTTTTCTCCACCAGCTATGAGAGCTCTGGTCTCGGGCTGTATTGGAACGCGGCGCTTCGGCGGCTCTACTCGGTCTCCCGCTACTCCTCCGGCTTCCAATACGAGGCGACGACGGCGGAAGGCATTCCCGGTTACGCCGTGGCGGGATCGACGGATGCGACGATGCCGCTGTGCCCGAATGCCGAAGGTACTTTGATGGCGACGGGCAATGGGCGCGTGTTGAGCGCCGATCTGAAGCCGTTGGGCGCTCTGGCGAACAATATCCTGGATGGAGCGTGGCTCGGGAATCGGCTCTACTCCCTGCGGGTGGGCACTGCCGGTACGGCGCAGGTGCAGCGCTGGTCGGAGGTGACGTATTTGCTGGACGGGACGGTGGATCTCCCCGGCACGCCGCTGCGGGTGTTCGCCATCTCAGACAAGCAACTGGTGGTGGTGACGTCGGTGCAGGGGTTCCCGTCGTTCACCGTGCTCAATGCGGACCTGACGGTTTCCAATCTCGGCGCGGGCGCGGAGGCGTTTGCGGGCGTGTACTTGGCGAAGCTTGGGACGGGTGGCGCGGGGGGCGATCTGGCGCTGCTGGTACGGGCGAACGGCTCGGCGGTGCTGGTGGGCAATGTTCTCGGCACAAACGAGGGCGGGCTGCTCTGCGAGAACGTCACCCTTGGGCGCGACGGCACGTTTATCGCGAACGCACTTGATCCGCGCACGAGTGCGGGGCGCTTGGTCTCCGGCGTGATCAACGTCGACGGCACATTGAGTGGCTCGGTGTATCCGCTGGAGCTGACGTTCACGGGCAGCCGGCCAACGGGCAGCGGCGGGCTGGCGGGCTACTACGTGGTGCCGCCGCTCAACGGCGCGCTCGGCGGTTCGTACGGCATCGTGGCGCCGGACGGCCGCGCGGTCTTCTTCGCCTACTCGGGCAACACGTCCGCCGGCGGCCTGGGCACGTTTGCCAATGGTCAGATGACGCTCACGCCGGCGAGCGGGGCGCAACTCACCGTCACGATCGATGGCGGCGGTTCGGTGCGCGTGATCGCGGACAAGACCGGGTTCTCCGGACAGAAGTTCGGCGGACTGCGCGACGGCGTGCGGCAGGCGATGCGGCTGTTCAACATCTCGAGCCGCGGGCGCACGGGCGACGGACTCAATACATTGGTGGCCGGCTTCGTGATCTCCGGCTCGGCGAATCGCAACGTGCTGATCCGGGCGGTCGGTCCGACGCTCTCGAAGCTGAGCGTGAAGGAGCCGATCGCGGATCCGAAGCTGAGCCTGTACCAGGGATCGACGCTGCTGAAGGAGGTCGACAACTGGAGCAGCGAGGCGAATGCCGCGGACATCGCGGCGGCGGCGAAGCGGACGCAGGCCTTTGAGCTGCCGAACCCGAGCAAGGACGCGGCGCTGTACGTGAACCTCCCGCCCGCAATCTACACGGTGATGGTGACGCCCGCGGCGGGCAGCCATGGCGTGGCGCTGGTGGAGGTGTACGACGGCGACGACCTGACGGGCACCGACCAGCCGCACCTGGCAAACATCTCCACGCGCGGTTGGGTGGGAACCGGCGAGGACGTGCTGGTGGCCGGCGTGGTCGTCTCCGGCAACACGCCGAAGCGGGTCCTGATCCGCGGCATCGGCCCCAGACTGACAGACCTTGGTGTGAACCAGGGCGCGCTGGCCGACCCGATCCTGACGTTGCGCGACTCCGAGAAGGTGATCGCGACGAATGACAACTGGGGCACGCAGACCTCCGGCCTCTCCGCCGATGAAATCACCGTGCGTTCCATGCCGACCGGCGCCTTCGGCCTGCTGCCCGGCAGCAAGGACGCCGTGCTCCTGCTCACGCTCGAGCCCGGCCTCTACACCGCGATCCTCAGCGGCAAGGGCGACACCACCGGCACCGGCATGATCGAGGTGTACGAAGTGAACTAA